Proteins encoded by one window of Streptacidiphilus sp. PB12-B1b:
- a CDS encoding ATP-binding protein has translation MSNHQEAMPSHATFVLDGLSGTTKAARGLAAAFLRGPPAAVPEEAAADALLLVSELVANAVHHAPGPCVLELVDDGADLVVAVSDTSDALPQRRAPDLKAGGGGFGWNLLTSLSARVAVIGHPAGGKTVTAILRWPYGAGLQT, from the coding sequence ATGAGCAACCACCAGGAGGCAATGCCCTCCCACGCGACGTTTGTGCTGGACGGCCTTTCCGGAACCACGAAAGCCGCGCGTGGCCTGGCCGCCGCCTTTCTGCGCGGTCCTCCGGCAGCCGTTCCCGAAGAGGCGGCAGCCGATGCGCTGCTGCTGGTGAGCGAGCTGGTCGCCAACGCCGTGCACCACGCACCGGGGCCCTGCGTCCTGGAGCTGGTCGACGACGGAGCCGATCTGGTTGTCGCCGTCAGCGACACCAGCGATGCCCTGCCGCAGCGCCGGGCACCCGACCTGAAGGCTGGCGGCGGCGGCTTCGGCTGGAACCTGCTGACCTCCCTGTCCGCCAGGGTCGCGGTCATCGGGCACCCGGCCGGGGGCAAGACCGTCACCGCGATCCTGCGGTGGCCGTACGGGGCGGGCTTGCAGACGTGA